The DNA region GTATTACCTACATGGTTCAAGCAggccaccatagttcctgtgtcCAAGAATGCCaaagtaacctgtctaaatgactattgtcccgtagcactcacatctgtagccatgaaatgctttgaaaggctggtcatggctcacatcaacaccatcatcccagacatccTGGCAACAACATATCTGCCACTCTGACCCTTAACCTCTTTTGGCTGCATCCCTTTGTtctcaatttctgcctgaagacatacccaaatctaactgcctgtagctcagccccagaggcaaggatatgcatattcttggtatcatttgaatggaaacattctgaagttttTGGAAATattaattgaatgtaggagaatataacacagatctggtggaagaaaagagaaagaaagagcatacgttttctgttttttattgttgtagcatcatctttcacatgtactagattagccacacagtcagataggatgctggagataattttgatggataacacaagagggcaactgtaggtgtgcaatgtttcagactgataacttcaggaatgggtgagctacatgaTATTGAtatttagcatgaagtcacccaggtgtcccacacaagttgcccaaatgtacccaagtggctgaATTGGTGAAATTACctaggggtgtgtgcttagtcccctcctatactaGGTGTTCATACTCAACTGtgtgactccaacaccatcattaagtttgctgatgagacagcttacagggaggaggtcagtgactaCTCAAGTTATTGTtagtcattgtgtatttattctttGTTTTATTCTATTATTATTTATCTTTTTGTCGAGAGCCGTGTGTCCTCCGAAAAACAACcccgccaagccacactgcttatTGACACGATGctcacttaacctggaagccagccacaccaatgtgttgtaggaaacaccgtacaactggcgatcgaagtcagcgtgcatgtgcccagcccgccacaaggagtcgttaGAGCACGATGGGAGAAAAACATTCcgggccggccaaaccctcctctaacccggacgacgcttggccaattgtgcgctgcctcatgggtctcccggctgTGGCCGGCAGCGACACAGCCTGGGAATAAACCCGGGTGTGTAGGGACGCCtctagcagtgccttagaccgctgcaccactcgagaGGCCTTGATATGTTATGTTATCTGGAACTTATACTGCTGAGTTGTCCTCTTAATATTTCATTATTAGGTGATTTACAAATACAgcatgttactttttattttggtTCATGGCTCTGCAATAGAGCCATCCAATCATTTCTGCTAATGTTACAAAGGAGGACTCAaaaaacatgatttggaaaataaTTCTCTATTAGGGAAAAGGCAGAGTGTTGTAAAACCTGCTCTACTGTTTGTTTCTAGAAAACCACAACTCTGTGTTTGCCAACGCTGGGTTCAAGGACGTCCGTCCCTATAAGTACTGGGACGCAGAGAAGCGGGGACTGGATCTTGCTGGTTTCCTAGGTGACCTGGAGGTGAGCCGCTGACCCCTGAACAGGTGGTGTTGACATGGAGACCAGACCGGCTCCCGAACTCTGAGTTGACCTCACAATAGTGAATATTTAATATCAGAAATGGTCATGTCTACCTTGAAAGTAAATTAGCTTTTTACACACTGTTGAAAATACATGTTTAGCTTTAACGATACCAACTTCCTGTATCAGCTCCCAGTACTCTGTCATTTGGCTGTCCTGTAGTCTAACACTGACCTTTGACCCCGGTCCCAGACTGCACCAAAGCATTCCATCTTCGTTTTGCACGCTTGTGCCCACAACCCCACCGGCACAGACCCTACACATGTGGAGTGGACGCAGGTGGCTGAGGTCATGAAGGTAAGACTGTGTGTACACGTTATTATAAGAAAATACCATTTTTGTTTTTGGCATGACATCTTTTCTCATTTCTGAAGATGTTTTAATctttgtcctttttcttttctctctccccctccagaggAGGAAGCTGTTTGTGTTCTTTGACTCTGCGTACCAGGGTTTTGCATCAGGCTGTCTGGATAAGGATGCATGGGCAGTGCGCTACTTTGTCACCCAGGGCTTTGAGATGTTCTGTGCCCAGTCCTTCTCCAAGAACTTTGGCCtttacagtgagacagacagacccccccccccccaccccaatgCAATCTGTAAACTGCAGAGACCCGAAATGAAGATTCTATCTCCTTTCAGATGAACGTGTGGGGAACCTGACCATCGTAGCTCGTGATGCTGACAACGTGAGGAGGGTTCTGTCTCAGATGGAGAAGATTGTCAGGGTAACCTggtccaaccctccctcccaggGTGCCAGGCTAGTCGCCATCACACTCAACACAGCTGAACTCTTCGCTGAATGGTGGGAACACATACAGGTCCATAGTAGTGTATCCACTCCCAACAGTTCTACATGAGTGTTCAAAACGTCCAAATCACAGGTGGCCGGTGGAACCTTTTTTTGTGGAGGGCGGGCTCAGAGGAATGGCTGGAAGGCATTGAACacctcaaacacatggtttccacctgtttgatgccattccagacattactatGAGGCACCTCCCCTCAGCACCCTCCCCTCAGCAACCTCCCCTCAGCAACCTCCCCTCAGCCATCTCCCCTCAGCCACCTCCCCTCAGCACCCTCCCCTTAGCCAACTCCCCTCAGCCATCTCCCCTCAGCACCCTCCCCTCAGCACCCTCCCCTCAGCCATCTCCCCTCAGCAACCTCCCCTCAGCAACCTCCCCTCAGCCATCTCCCCTCAGCAACCTCCCCTCAGCACCCTCCCCTCAGCCATCTCCCTCAGCACCCTCCCCTCAGCACCCTCCCCTCAGCACCCTCCCCTCAGCACCCTCCCCTCAGCAACCTCCCCTCAGCAACCTCCCCTCAGCAACCTCCCTCAGCAACCTCCCTCAGCAACCTCCCCTCAGCAACCTCCCCTCAGCAACCTCCCCTCAGCAATCTCCTGTAATTTGAAATatatcctctcttcatccccttctctctcgtTCACTCGTTCTCTCATcccttcctctttctttctctctctctccctccatcttccttctctcctcctctatcccctcccccctctccctgttgTAGGAAGGATAATGTGAAGACCATGGCAGACCGTGTGTTGTTGATGAGGGCTTCACTCCAGGCTAAACTGCAGGCTCTGGGAACACCAGGAACATGGGACCACATCACACAGCAGATCGGCATGTTCAGCTTCACTGGCCTCAaccgtgagtacacacacacacacacacacacacacacaccttttgtcTCATCACTTactctgctgttactgtttattatctgtccTGTTGCCTGGTGACTCTAtctctacctatatgtacagtacccgtcaaaagtttggtcacacctactcattcaagggtttttctttatttgtactattttctacattgtagaataatagtgaagacaaaaactaagaaataacatatggaatcctACAGTTAAGGGCCCTGCTAGTCTACTCCTGTCGTTTATGAAGCATTTGataaataccatttgatttgttCATACCTTTTTAATATTTTGTCTCTCTCCAGCTAAACAAGTGGAGTACATGATCAAGGAGAGGAGTATCTACCTAATGGCCAGCGGTCGTATCAACATGTGTGGTCTGACCACTAAGAACATCGACTATGTGGCCAAGTCTATCCACGAGACTGTTGTCAACGTCCAGTAGAAGACAACAATACCCTTAGCACTGGCCCCTGTCCACcaccagcagtgtgtgtgtataatgtattagACCAAGGGGGAGCCAGGTACGGGCCACATCCGGCCTGCGAGACATTGaaaaattaaatatatatatttttataaatctttttttcatggtatccaattggtagttatagtcttgtcccatcgctgctacatccgtacggactcgggagaggcgaaggtcgagagctgtgcatcctccgaa from Oncorhynchus nerka isolate Pitt River linkage group LG16, Oner_Uvic_2.0, whole genome shotgun sequence includes:
- the LOC115121514 gene encoding aspartate aminotransferase, cytoplasmic-like — encoded protein: MSLFGEVPQATPVAVFKLSNDFKEDPNPMKVNLGVGAYRTDEGQPWLLPVVKKVEKLIVADNRLNHEYLPILGLPEFRSSASKIALGEDSPAIQENRVGAVQCLGGTGALKMGAEFLRRWYNGHDNMNTPVYVSAPTWENHNSVFANAGFKDVRPYKYWDAEKRGLDLAGFLGDLETAPKHSIFVLHACAHNPTGTDPTHVEWTQVAEVMKRRKLFVFFDSAYQGFASGCLDKDAWAVRYFVTQGFEMFCAQSFSKNFGLYNERVGNLTIVARDADNVRRVLSQMEKIVRVTWSNPPSQGARLVAITLNTAELFAEWKDNVKTMADRVLLMRASLQAKLQALGTPGTWDHITQQIGMFSFTGLNPKQVEYMIKERSIYLMASGRINMCGLTTKNIDYVAKSIHETVVNVQ